The genome window GGTGGCCAAGAGTACGTCGACCAACCACCAGTCATACCAACACAAGATGCTGGTCCGATCTCTGAATAAGCAGGATCGAGCAGGTGGACAAATGCAGTTGCAATGATGACACCGGAGCCGAAGTATCGCGCAAAGAGGTAGACGTAGAGCGGGATCTTGAGCCGAGGGATTCGCGTCGCCACGACTGGGAAGAAAGTGACTGCGGTTGAGACGACGAGAATGACGAATAGTGAGCCAATTCTGATACCCAGAGGGCCATCGTATTGGTTTCCAGCCGTCGTCAGGAAGCAGGTGATGAGACCCTGATCAGTGACGGACTGGAACTCAGTGAGGTTAACCCTCTCAGGGTCAAAGTTGGTAGGTCCAGACATTATCGCAATCTCAACAAAGGCTAAGGAATAAAGATAAGCGAATTAAGGAACCTAAGCTTAATCAATGAATGACGGGAATGCGAAATACAGCATTGCAGCCGAGGGAGTCGAAGTATATATAGCCCATCCTGCTTAACAATTAGACTTTTTCAAATACGCAACCTCTCAAGCAAAAGATCTCTGGTAGACAAGCCGATATTGCCGGTGACTTGCCGTTTTGCCGTGTTTCTCGGAGAAATAGAGCAATTTGTAGAAAGGGCTGTCGTGATTTAAATACTCGTGAACCTTGATGGTTATGAGCTAAGAAGGGTTTAGTTATCTTAGACTCCGTATTGGGTTGTCAAATCGGATTTCGGCACGCATTGTCTGACCAAGGACATGCTAACGGGAATAACGGTTGAAATTTTTATTTGGTGATTATTTGAGGACCTTGTTGGCTTCTCAGTAAAATGAGTGTATGTTCAAGATATCATAGTAGTTGAACGCATATAAAATGGAAAATCAGAACCTTGGGCCAAGGGGGCCGAAAATGGTCATCCGTAAAATCGAACCTTGATGATAAGTGACGCATCAGTATCAAGACATGATTGCCTACCAAATATCATTTCACTCCATATGATGGTCTGTAAAAGCTTCTCAGACAATAAGGCCTTGCGTTTTTCTCGGAATCAATGCTCAACAAGTCGAAACTTGACATTAAAACAAGAATCAAAAGCCGAATTAAATGAGACTGTAGATATTCAAGCTCCGCACTTTAAGCGTCAAATTTGATCGATGATGCGAGGTGCATAGTTCATGTCCTTCAAGGTCTAACTCATATGCATAACGTTCATGATCAACGCCATATGTTACCCTAGCATCGGGTCTGTAGTGTCACTTGTAATGAGCCTCATTATTGGGATTGAGCTGATTGAGTTTGCGTGGCCCAAGGAGGTTTAGTATCCATAACTCGGCTGGCACCTCTGCCAAAGGGGGTATAGCGCCCTTCGATGGCCTGACAAAGCCAATGAACCACGACTTCGAAGGGTTCGTCTTGCTCCAGATACTTCCCACATATGATAAGGGTGCTTATCTTCATGCGTGTGTAGAAGTAGGAATTTTTGCTTTTACACAATACACACAACCTTCTTGGATGCGACACCTTTTACGAAAAAATAACATATTACTTTGGGATGATATTTGTCTATTACAAAATGCTGATCGTCCACAGCTCTTTTTGCACCTTGGTTGCCAAGCTTTTGGCTATTAATATTGTATCCACTGCTTGCAAACTATGATCAAGGTCAACAGCCCCCTGATGGGCTCTCCTCTCCGATAAACCCCCAAAAATAGGCCTCATCGAGTAGATGGATCGGATGAACTGACTTGCTATCcatctcttctgcttctctcTCAGAAGACTTGGCTGGTTCCGATTACTACTCATGGATATGTCGATGACGTAGGATAAGATGCTTATTGCATGAACTTGGCCATGAAGTTTAACGTGCCGCGAGTGATCAAGTTTGGACACGTACTGATCGCTTGCTTTGAACCGCATAtatccttcatcatcgacaggTAAATCATGATAGCTGGGGTATATGATGTTGGGGCTCCCCGTTGAGAGTATATCAGTAGGGTAGTTACAGTTGCCTAGGTAGAATGGGATGCTGAGACACATAGAATCAACAAGCTCTTGGACTCTGTGCTGGTTTGAAGTCCAGAACATTGTATGGTCTGGAATGCTGTTCTCGCTATTGGGATTCTGAGCtgcagatggtgttgaggactGAAAAAGTTGGCCCTTGATGTTTTCGAGAATGAGACAGTAGATACGCCAAGCATTCCAGATATTCGCAACTTGTATGCTTGGATATATATCGCAGGCGTCATGGTATGAAGGAACTGATGAATCGAGATCGATACCGCTTTTCATCCGTCGTGGATACCAACTCGTTGGTATTCGTTTCAACCAGGTCCGTAAGTGAGTGTCTAAATTGCAGATCTGTTGCCGTAGCTTAGCAACAGGAGAAGAGAATAATGTTGATTGTGAGGTATCGTGGAACGCATGTTGAAGATCTGCGACAGATATTCCGATCATATCAAGAGATGAACTGGGATTACTCGGCAGGATTGGAGCAACCTCAGTCTCGATCCACTCAAGATCCTTCGTCGGTAGTCGTGTTCTGTTCCTCACCGAAACGGATACCCTAGAGTGGAGAAGGTTGCCAACAAGATGAGCATAGTACTTGGAGTTCTTGAAACAGTCTTCTCGCTGCAataacaaggtcaaggccccCTCTCGATGCGCGCCATGAGCTCTGGATTGGCCTGATACAGCTGAAAGGGTGTCATGCATTTGGAGGACTAGAGCCGCCAACACGGTCTCGTCGCGACCTCTCTCCACAGGTTCCTCGGTCGCTTGGTGAAGCCGACTCAAAGCTTTCACCAGGAGCTGGTAAGAAAGGGGACTCGAAGGGGCCAGTTTACCGATCATGGACCAGATTTTGATTGACGTAGCTGTCACCGCAGTGCTCAAAGCTGAATCATGTCGCTCAGACGCCAGAGCAGGACGGACAAACTCCAAGAAACCTCTTGTCGATTCCAGACTTCGACCCACATCGGTAACATATGTCAGAAAGAATGGTACAGCAAGATCTTGCGGGTGATCTGATGGTAACCGAACAATCGTACTCTCAAGTGATGATTGCTTCGCACGTTTGCTGACGCGCGTAACAGCGGCTGAAGCCGCTCGATACCGAACAGTCTCGTCCTTGAATCTCAGCCCGCGCTTCTCATAGCCCGTGCACTCAATGCCGAGGCGAAGACACGCCTTGCACCAAGGCTTTCTCTCATCGCACTTGACACGGCGCTGTCGGCATGTGACGCAGCCTTGCGAGGCCCCTCGATTGACCATGACGAGGCGGAGTATTGAGCGAACTGAACAGAGTAGAGTTTTGCGATGTTTGCAGTAGATAATGATGGTTACAGGGAAAACATGGTTCTTATGCTTAATTTTGTCGTATTTAGTGGAATGCTGACATGAGCAGTACGCGAGAGCCTCATACGTCGTCCTGGCGGCTGTGTCTGACGATCGTTACTAGATATGGCTAGACTTTGCGAGAGACACAGGTGGTGGATACTGCTGACGGACTCAAAATTATTTCCGTCACCATTCATCGCTTCATATTCCTCTATTGAGACTTTACTCATCATGAGTTCAGGAATATTTCCCCAGACCAGCCGAAGTATGGATTCAATTTCTATATTGGATGCTCGGGAAAGCTGGTCTTAGACAGATATAAAAACCCAAGTAAATTCCTCGAAAGTTAGAAATTCATTACAACAATCAACAAGTTCTCATTAAACAAGACATCGATCACTTCAACCATGAAaacatcttccttctctacTCTTTGTACTCTACTAGCGGTTCTGAACGTAGGGACCGTAAGTGCTAAAGATAAGGAGGACCCTATTCTTTTCCTCAGCGAAGATGACAGTTTCAACTTCGACATCCTCACTGGACTTGGTCAAATGGCCAACGACGGCGCAGACGTCAATCCCGTTCTGAGCgtcgccaagaagatcatcccAGGCAATTTTGAGAGCTACATCAAGGAATGGTTCGATCTTGCCAACTATACCAAGGCCCAGGCTCTTGATCCCAAGATTGCATACGATCCTATCAATGTCAGGGCAACTTGGTTCTCTGTAGCAAACTATTTCCGCCGCGCTGATGCTTATAATCGGGCTGATTGGGATGACCCTCGTATCAATGGGTATTGGGATGAGCAACGTGCTGCTTTTGATAAAGCCATTGCTGCTTTGCCagttccagcagagagagtTGAGATCCCGGCGGGTGACTTTAATGTCTCGGGTATCTGGTATTCTCAACCCTACCAGAATAACCAGACCAAGCGACTCCCGACGCTCTTGCTCACTCAGGGCTTTGATGCTGCTCAGGAGGACCTGTACGCAACTGTTGTTGCTCCAGCGCTAGCTCGCGGATACAACATCTTCTCTTTCGAAGGTCCAGGCCAGCCGACTGTTCGCCGAGAACAAGGTGTTGGCTTCATCCCTGACTGGGAACGAGTCGTGACTCCTGTTGTCGACTATGTTCTCTCCCAGAAGTCTGCATTCGTTGATCCCAAAAAATTGGTTCTCTATGGTCACTCGTTCGGGGGTTATCTCGCCGCCCGTGCTGCTGCTTTTGAGCCTCGACTAACTGCCTTGATGTTGAACGGTGGTATCTGGGACGCATACACTGGGTACACCGCTCATCTGACCCCTGAGCTtcgcaagcttctcgagtCAGGTGATAAAGAAGCATTCGACGACGCCCTTAGCAAGATTCAAGACGATCCAGAGATCTCCACTACCACCAAATGGGGCATCCTGCAGGCTCTCTGGTGTTTCAAAACTAAGTCCCCCTACGAATTCTTCCAGTTGACCAAGAGCTATAACCTACGCGGCGGTATCACGGATCGTATCCAGATGCCCGTCTGGATCGCCGATGGAGAATTCGAAACCCTTCAATCTGGACAGTCTAAGCCTGTTGCCGAAGCTTTGGGAGATCGTGCGGAGCTTCACATATTTAATGGTACTGCTGGATACCATTGTCAGACTGGCGCTCCCCAAGAATTTGGTCGAGTGATTTTTGCGTGGCTGGACAAGATCTTGAATAAGGATTAGGTACTATCCTGGGAATAATGGAGGGACCACCGGATAGAATGCACTCAGAGGCAATTATCGACGCACAGGTCCCTTTCGCGTTCAATCTTTCAAGATCATTTTACACTGCTCGTACCGTTTTGCTCTTTGGGCCTTCATTCTAAGTTTCTAAGTCAAGTCACTCTTTTAATTCATTTCATATTCCGCTTCCTCATAATAGACTTTCACTGTCGACGAAAACCTGCGATCACATGAGCTCCCAATTCAAAAACGTTGACGCTCATGTTTTTCCATCCTTAATTATTTACAGGCTTCTGTAGCCGTGTGGTATGACATGTGAATCTTGATACGAGCTGCATTTCAGGTTGAATGCTGTTTTCCAAATTCGGAAACATGTGTCGGAAATCAACGCTCCGGTCATCCTTATTGAGACATAAAATTCGATATCATGTCCCGTAACAGAAGGTAATGTTCAACAAATTATCACGTCAGCGGGCTTCAATTCTGTCAAAATCGATAAACATCTCAGTCTATATAAGACCCAGTCGATCAGGAAGCTCTCTTCTAACCTCGATTTGTCAACCTTACCACCGCTGTATTTTGTGTCCAACAAAAAGACCTACGATGAAGGCAAGCCTCCCATAATCCTTTTTAGAATGACACCTGATTTCAGTAAACAGACAACGCTTCCAGTTACCCTCTCACTGTTCCTCGCTGGTGCCCTTGCCCAGCAGGTCTTAGTTGAAGAGTGGCTAGGGGGAGATTGCAACGGGAGACCTTTCATCACTGCCAACGTGTACGGAGGGCCCGATGGAACCTCATGTGTCAACGTCGAGCAATTCCCAGCAACCAACATCAAAGTTACTCTTTTGCAGCCTTGCGCTGATGGATCGATTCCAACCATCAAGGTTTCCAGTGTTGAATGCGCGCAGTTTATAACTGAAATTGTTCTAAGCGCAGATGGGTCCTGCAATTCTGTTGGCATTACTCCTTGGGCTTACGAAATCTCCTGTAACTAGTTGCATAAACTTTAGGTAGTTGGTGAGGACAGTgcaagatgagcttgaggatagtcatcatcttcaagcttctcagtGCCCAAGTTAGATTCGATCCAAGCCGGCTGGTTGAGCCCATTCATCATTGATAATACAGTGTTCAGAATTTATGGAAAACCCTTGGTTACTTGCTTATCTGTCCATGGTCCAATGAAATGGCCAACGTCCTCATCAAAAGATCATATAAGCATATTGCAAGTTGTCGCTACTTCGCCACGTATGATGTTATCATGTCCGGTCTGTAGTACTGCATCGCCTAAAATACGAGCTCTATTGTTGGATTGGTTCGGACGAATCTGTCAGCAAAATCTCCGGGAGGGGCGAGAGGCAATTCCGCATCGGAGAAGTGGCTTGGGAATACGAGCGACGCGTCCCTATTGGCTGAACCTTACCACCAACATTGAGAAATTAACTCCCGCTCAAAGATGATCAGTCAGTAGCCGAATAGTTTGATGTAGTATCTGTAAGTAGGTCGTGAGGCTCACCTTTCCGATTAGTGCAGAAGATCTCTCACGCCCTGCAGGCAGGCGGGTATGCTTTGCAATCAATCTGCATTACCAACTCATTCATCGTTGTTTATCATACAAACATCTTCGTGTAAATATGTCACTGCAATATAAATAGCAGACTACAACTAGCATTACGTTCACCTAGCATTGATCCATGCGAACAACGCAACTCATCTTAGGCCATAACCATACTAAATTTCTGTATCGAGACCTCCTATTCACAATGAGTCTTCCTACTTTGAACCAATACCACAAAAAGCCCTATCAGGCAATTGACCCTTCTCTCCCCGCCCTTCAGCAGACAGGCAGAACAGTCATTGTCACTGGGGGAAATAGTGGCATAGGGTATGCTATCGCTCGCAGCTTTGTCAAAGCGAACG of Fusarium musae strain F31 chromosome 5, whole genome shotgun sequence contains these proteins:
- a CDS encoding hypothetical protein (EggNog:ENOG41) codes for the protein MKTSSFSTLCTLLAVLNVGTVSAKDKEDPILFLSEDDSFNFDILTGLGQMANDGADVNPVLSVAKKIIPGNFESYIKEWFDLANYTKAQALDPKIAYDPINVRATWFSVANYFRRADAYNRADWDDPRINGYWDEQRAAFDKAIAALPVPAERVEIPAGDFNVSGIWYSQPYQNNQTKRLPTLLLTQGFDAAQEDLYATVVAPALARGYNIFSFEGPGQPTVRREQGVGFIPDWERVVTPVVDYVLSQKSAFVDPKKLVLYGHSFGGYLAARAAAFEPRLTALMLNGGIWDAYTGYTAHLTPELRKLLESGDKEAFDDALSKIQDDPEISTTTKWGILQALWCFKTKSPYEFFQLTKSYNLRGGITDRIQMPVWIADGEFETLQSGQSKPVAEALGDRAELHIFNGTAGYHCQTGAPQEFGRVIFAWLDKILNKD